One Paenibacillus crassostreae DNA segment encodes these proteins:
- a CDS encoding RrF2 family transcriptional regulator, protein MAYSTALSQGISILLYIHSITEEGCYNFLSTKVISEQLNIPAPTMVKVIRNLNNARLTVAKEGAKGGILLARPISEITLLDVFLAVEPGKTLFKLHTDVTLQGKEVDEVKQKIANSIQAAEIAMQNSLKEVRLTDLLNE, encoded by the coding sequence ATGGCATACTCTACAGCTTTATCACAAGGAATTTCAATATTACTGTATATTCACAGTATTACAGAGGAGGGATGTTACAACTTTTTATCCACCAAAGTGATATCAGAACAATTAAATATTCCTGCCCCAACGATGGTAAAAGTCATTCGTAACTTGAACAATGCTAGACTAACCGTTGCTAAAGAAGGAGCTAAAGGGGGGATTTTGCTGGCAAGGCCAATATCGGAAATTACTTTGCTGGATGTCTTTCTGGCTGTTGAGCCTGGAAAAACTTTGTTCAAACTCCATACCGATGTAACCCTGCAAGGAAAAGAAGTAGACGAAGTGAAACAAAAGATTGCTAATAGTATACAAGCAGCGGAGATAGCCATGCAGAATTCTTTAAAAGAAGTAAGGTTAACCGATTTATTGAACGAATAA
- a CDS encoding class I SAM-dependent methyltransferase, whose amino-acid sequence MNQKLIRKVNNLENINRFPADELFRFVSLNKEDKLLDLGAGGGYISLPISKYVDEVIALDYDEDILKYLETKAGENGITNIKTLVSDFKDIQLGNEKVDKAVASISLHEVKPLSLALGEIYRVLKNKGVFLCIELEKSELSTGPRVSSKNMQEEVLNAGFDIVDIFYPQTKVANQPVYIIVAQKNE is encoded by the coding sequence ATGAATCAAAAATTAATTAGAAAAGTAAATAATTTGGAGAATATAAATAGATTCCCTGCCGATGAGCTATTTCGGTTCGTATCCCTTAATAAAGAGGATAAATTATTAGATCTTGGAGCAGGAGGTGGCTATATAAGTCTTCCAATTTCTAAGTATGTAGATGAAGTAATTGCACTTGATTATGATGAAGATATTTTAAAGTACTTGGAAACAAAAGCTGGGGAAAATGGAATTACCAATATTAAAACTCTTGTATCAGATTTCAAAGATATACAACTAGGTAACGAAAAAGTTGATAAGGCTGTTGCTTCAATATCACTTCACGAAGTTAAACCACTTTCGCTTGCATTAGGCGAAATATATAGGGTCTTAAAAAATAAAGGAGTGTTTCTTTGTATTGAATTAGAGAAGTCAGAATTATCAACTGGTCCGAGAGTTTCATCAAAAAATATGCAAGAAGAAGTTCTTAATGCTGGCTTTGATATAGTCGATATTTTTTATCCTCAAACTAAAGTGGCTAATCAACCTGTTTATATAATTGTTGCACAAAAAAATGAATAA
- a CDS encoding SDR family NAD(P)-dependent oxidoreductase, translated as MTRKFSAKSTADQVLSGVDLKGKRLLITGASSGIGLETARSLVSHGASVVGTVRDLTKAEASTASVLDAAAQGGGSLALIELDLASLQSVRACADKLLATGQRFDAIIANAGVMATPFGRTTDGFEVQFGTNYLGHFALINWIEPLLVDNGRLVMLSSQAHRAADVDLDDPNFEQQAYDPFVAYGRSKTATILFAAEFDKRHRNRGIRAASVMPGNSLTNLPRHFSQEDLQGLFENAGKARAEAGLPPAELKEIAQAAATSVWAAVVADKDEIGGRYLEDCAIAPIDDSPNPFADGVRSYALDANKAERLWAKSEELIIAAL; from the coding sequence ATGACTAGAAAATTCAGTGCAAAGTCAACTGCCGATCAGGTGCTTTCCGGCGTTGATCTTAAGGGAAAGCGACTTCTCATAACGGGTGCATCATCGGGTATTGGCCTCGAAACCGCCCGCTCACTGGTCTCTCACGGCGCCAGCGTCGTCGGCACGGTCAGGGACCTCACCAAAGCCGAGGCGTCCACTGCATCGGTCCTTGACGCCGCGGCGCAAGGAGGCGGTAGCCTAGCGTTGATCGAACTCGATCTCGCATCTTTGCAAAGCGTTCGCGCATGCGCGGATAAACTGTTAGCTACCGGCCAGCGGTTCGATGCCATCATCGCCAACGCTGGCGTCATGGCAACCCCGTTCGGTCGGACGACCGACGGCTTCGAAGTCCAGTTCGGGACGAACTATCTTGGTCATTTCGCTTTGATCAATTGGATCGAGCCACTGCTCGTCGATAATGGGCGCTTGGTGATGTTGTCGTCCCAAGCTCATCGCGCGGCCGATGTTGACCTGGACGATCCGAATTTCGAGCAACAGGCATACGATCCATTTGTCGCCTATGGTCGATCAAAAACGGCCACTATTCTCTTCGCAGCGGAATTCGATAAGCGGCATCGCAATCGAGGCATCCGAGCTGCTTCGGTGATGCCAGGGAATAGTCTTACCAATCTCCCGCGCCATTTCTCGCAGGAAGACTTGCAGGGTCTTTTCGAGAACGCTGGCAAAGCTCGCGCCGAAGCAGGTCTTCCGCCAGCGGAGCTCAAAGAAATCGCGCAGGCAGCCGCAACGTCGGTCTGGGCCGCAGTCGTGGCTGACAAAGACGAAATCGGTGGACGCTATCTCGAAGATTGTGCGATTGCGCCGATCGATGACTCGCCCAACCCGTTTGCCGACGGTGTAAGGTCGTATGCGCTCGACGCTAACAAAGCCGAGCGGCTTTGGGCGAAAAGCGAGGAATTGATAATCGCTGCGTTGTGA
- a CDS encoding cyclase: protein MDKRVLFDFDIEFTNGGGIQGQEFHLDIDGDDISDEELAKYIVEDMRLLMIGKVRILNKKIINEKHKRRPSDEQP, encoded by the coding sequence ATGGATAAAAGAGTTCTATTCGACTTTGATATCGAGTTTACGAACGGCGGTGGTATTCAAGGCCAGGAATTTCATCTTGATATTGATGGCGATGACATTTCTGACGAAGAGTTGGCTAAATATATTGTAGAAGATATGAGGTTGCTAATGATTGGTAAAGTAAGGATACTTAACAAGAAAATCATTAATGAAAAACATAAAAGAAGACCTTCAGATGAACAACCCTGA
- a CDS encoding aldo/keto reductase, translated as MILKNKTVKAINGVTIPQLGFGVYKITKEGEFETVISEAIRIGYRHFDTAKIYGNEDVLGREIQKSKIPREEFFITSKVWNTDHGYKATLKAFEQTMNKLKVDYLDMYLIHFASPNYLETWRAMEELYSRGKVKVIGVANFEIQHLEELRKHSKILPMINQIETHPEFPQNELHEYLKEHQILHEAWGPLGQGNKALLEHPVLQKIALAHQITVAQVILRWHIERGIIIIPKSSNLKRMKENSQIFDFELTSDDIEKINQLNTGKRYSINPTGYIINPIYNKLMKIFI; from the coding sequence ATGATTTTAAAAAATAAAACCGTTAAAGCGATAAATGGTGTCACAATTCCTCAATTAGGTTTTGGGGTTTACAAAATAACTAAGGAGGGAGAGTTTGAAACTGTAATCAGTGAGGCGATTCGGATTGGGTACCGACATTTTGATACCGCTAAAATTTACGGAAATGAGGATGTTTTAGGAAGAGAGATTCAGAAAAGTAAGATCCCTCGTGAAGAATTTTTTATTACATCGAAAGTCTGGAATACGGATCATGGTTATAAAGCTACATTGAAAGCCTTTGAACAAACGATGAATAAGCTGAAAGTAGATTATCTGGATATGTATTTAATTCATTTCGCCTCACCGAATTATCTGGAAACTTGGCGAGCGATGGAAGAGTTGTACTCGCGTGGCAAAGTCAAAGTGATTGGCGTTGCTAATTTTGAAATCCAACATCTTGAAGAATTAAGAAAACATTCTAAAATCCTGCCGATGATCAATCAGATTGAGACTCATCCAGAGTTTCCGCAAAATGAATTGCATGAATATCTTAAAGAACACCAGATTTTACACGAGGCCTGGGGTCCCCTAGGACAAGGGAATAAAGCCTTATTAGAGCATCCGGTATTACAAAAAATTGCCTTAGCCCATCAGATCACGGTCGCTCAAGTCATTTTACGCTGGCACATCGAACGAGGAATCATCATCATTCCTAAATCATCAAACCTAAAAAGAATGAAAGAGAATAGCCAGATATTTGATTTTGAGCTAACTAGCGATGATATAGAAAAGATCAATCAGCTTAATACAGGTAAAAGATATTCGATTAATCCAACGGGTTATATTATTAATCCGATCTATAATAAGTTGATGAAGATTTTTATTTAG
- a CDS encoding SDR family oxidoreductase yields the protein MHPIRRFATLEEVAEAVCFLAGPHGGYITGETLNIAGGIGN from the coding sequence ATGCATCCGATCCGTCGCTTTGCAACCCTTGAAGAGGTGGCAGAAGCCGTCTGCTTCCTCGCCGGACCACATGGGGGTTACATCACCGGTGAGACCCTCAATATAGCTGGCGGCATCGGAAACTAA
- a CDS encoding formylglycine-generating enzyme family protein, producing MVCILDGKIELRDDRIQATWTVKVNSFLLAPIPVTKELYFSIIQKTGELNEELQVPVTDVSWKDTVSFCNLFSQHMGLKECYLISDDGENVICNWEADGYRLPTEAEWQYACKAGTVGYRYGELDDIAWYLENSGDKPHVVGKKLPNAWGLYDMLGNVWEWCWDVYDANVYGSYRIFRGGSWAEEERGCGATCRRRSHPTLRIEDLGFRLAKSLS from the coding sequence ATGGTATGTATCTTAGATGGAAAAATCGAATTAAGGGATGACAGGATCCAAGCGACATGGACGGTTAAAGTGAATTCTTTTTTACTTGCACCGATACCTGTTACGAAGGAGTTATATTTCTCGATCATACAAAAGACCGGTGAACTGAATGAGGAATTGCAGGTGCCAGTTACAGATGTCTCTTGGAAAGATACAGTCTCGTTTTGTAATTTATTTTCTCAGCATATGGGTCTAAAGGAATGTTACTTGATAAGCGATGATGGAGAAAATGTTATTTGCAACTGGGAGGCAGATGGGTATCGTCTTCCTACAGAAGCGGAATGGCAGTATGCGTGTAAAGCTGGAACGGTTGGTTATCGTTACGGAGAGCTCGATGATATCGCTTGGTATCTGGAGAACTCCGGGGATAAGCCACATGTGGTAGGGAAGAAGCTGCCGAATGCATGGGGACTCTATGATATGTTAGGAAATGTGTGGGAGTGGTGTTGGGATGTGTATGACGCGAATGTATATGGCTCCTACAGGATTTTTCGCGGCGGAAGTTGGGCTGAAGAAGAAAGGGGATGCGGGGCGACATGTCGTCGTCGCAGTCACCCTACGCTTCGAATCGAGGATCTCGGCTTTCGTCTTGCCAAGTCTCTAAGCTGA
- a CDS encoding dihydrofolate reductase family protein, which yields MAKVIIHATTTLDGYMADKDGGIDWMFDFEATDQDYAVVNKVMEEIGAVVGGANKTNTIEEGEIPYGGMLKIPIYLLTHEAHEPVEKDGITYSFVVNDIKQAVEAAKASAGDKSVALLGGSISRQCLKLGLVDDIVLDVVPLLLGDGISLFGGLGERIKLERIETSAFASETHLRYRVVK from the coding sequence ATGGCAAAAGTTATTATTCACGCAACAACCACACTAGATGGATACATGGCCGACAAAGACGGTGGTATCGATTGGATGTTCGATTTTGAAGCTACGGACCAAGATTACGCAGTAGTCAATAAAGTCATGGAGGAAATAGGCGCCGTAGTTGGTGGCGCCAATAAAACGAACACGATTGAAGAAGGGGAGATCCCGTACGGTGGTATGTTGAAAATTCCAATATACCTCTTGACCCACGAAGCCCATGAACCGGTTGAAAAAGATGGTATTACGTATAGTTTCGTCGTTAACGATATTAAGCAAGCCGTTGAGGCTGCCAAAGCAAGCGCTGGCGATAAAAGTGTCGCTCTTTTGGGTGGCAGCATCTCCCGGCAATGCCTCAAACTTGGTTTAGTGGATGATATCGTATTAGATGTAGTACCCCTGCTGCTGGGTGACGGCATTTCATTATTTGGCGGGCTCGGAGAGCGTATTAAGTTGGAGCGTATAGAAACATCTGCCTTTGCGAGTGAGACCCATCTACGGTACCGGGTTGTAAAGTAA
- a CDS encoding helix-turn-helix domain-containing protein has product MSIIINIDVMLAKRKMSVTELSERVGITMANISILKNGKAKAIRITTLEAICKALECQPGDILEYKIDEDTQGYHEDSLY; this is encoded by the coding sequence ATGTCCATTATAATCAATATTGATGTCATGCTAGCTAAAAGGAAAATGAGTGTTACAGAACTTTCTGAGCGGGTTGGAATAACGATGGCTAATATTTCTATATTGAAAAATGGAAAGGCAAAAGCGATTCGAATAACAACTTTAGAGGCGATTTGTAAAGCTTTAGAATGTCAGCCCGGCGATATTTTAGAATACAAAATTGACGAAGACACCCAAGGGTATCATGAAGATTCGTTATACTAA
- a CDS encoding DUF4317 domain-containing protein, which translates to MIKKEVAHIRKQFKLDHDMMNINDILNVYIMKESNEVYHWERQAFALVDREKQELYMGNFKKLLTGELDQKLFELKFLEEAVEPTRVLLHQGLATGDPEEWKDLMLLLVDKMLVDVKYEQDTVVTFVRGQYFRPTKGRNEEAEESGKDEMFANPFILCSVNSTEKQKKTLLFDYVEREFKYNVIVDPIIKLSSPEQGFFYPSVTDNYSDVNRILYCTAKSNYPDPHFIEQVLNAERSMTAMEERAIFEDIVKEVAGEQLDVATLAQVYEEIHQVIEINKDEEEPPKLDYKDVERVLTISGVENVTTEKVERAFQTIIDDRNYEMKASSVMPKFTSKSIKIDTKVATISVSPQDLKYVKQVNYQGRRCILIEIDEDAVIEGFTLSTEIL; encoded by the coding sequence ATGATAAAGAAAGAAGTCGCACATATACGTAAGCAATTTAAGCTGGATCACGATATGATGAATATTAACGATATTCTCAATGTGTATATTATGAAGGAGAGCAACGAGGTCTATCATTGGGAGCGCCAGGCGTTTGCTCTGGTCGACAGAGAGAAGCAGGAGCTGTATATGGGAAATTTCAAAAAACTCTTGACTGGCGAATTGGATCAGAAGTTGTTCGAGTTGAAGTTTCTGGAGGAAGCAGTGGAGCCAACACGAGTACTGCTGCACCAAGGTTTGGCGACAGGGGATCCTGAAGAATGGAAGGACCTGATGCTGTTGTTGGTGGATAAAATGCTGGTGGATGTTAAGTATGAACAGGATACAGTAGTCACGTTCGTTCGTGGACAGTATTTCCGGCCGACCAAGGGCAGAAATGAAGAAGCCGAAGAGAGCGGGAAGGACGAAATGTTCGCAAATCCGTTCATTCTATGCAGTGTGAATTCCACGGAGAAGCAAAAGAAAACGCTTTTGTTCGATTATGTGGAGCGGGAATTTAAGTACAATGTCATTGTAGATCCGATTATCAAGTTAAGCTCGCCGGAGCAAGGGTTCTTTTACCCTAGCGTGACGGATAACTATTCCGATGTGAACCGCATTTTGTATTGTACGGCAAAATCAAATTATCCAGATCCACACTTCATCGAACAGGTTTTAAATGCCGAAAGATCCATGACAGCAATGGAAGAGAGAGCTATCTTCGAAGACATCGTGAAGGAAGTGGCGGGCGAACAACTCGATGTAGCCACTCTCGCACAGGTATACGAGGAAATCCACCAGGTAATCGAAATTAATAAAGATGAGGAAGAACCTCCGAAGTTGGATTATAAAGATGTGGAACGCGTGTTGACAATAAGCGGCGTAGAGAACGTGACGACGGAAAAAGTAGAACGAGCGTTTCAAACGATCATCGATGATAGGAACTATGAAATGAAGGCAAGCAGCGTTATGCCGAAATTTACGTCAAAATCGATTAAGATCGACACAAAGGTTGCCACGATTTCGGTTAGCCCACAGGATTTAAAGTATGTGAAACAGGTGAATTATCAAGGGAGACGATGCATCCTGATTGAGATTGACGAAGATGCCGTAATCGAAGGATTTACGCTCAGTACAGAGATATTATAG
- a CDS encoding TetR/AcrR family transcriptional regulator — protein sequence MGRNREFDVDQALDAALCVFWRKGYEGTSYTDLTQATGVERPALYSAFGNKEALFRQVLARYYEDYLDFIPVALELPTSREVAAHILLRTAELNTRYPDRKGCLGVHGALAGSDDAEPIRLALINARADGEASLRNRFERAKQEGDLPETTNCAVLTAFVLAVLHGMAVQAKAGFSRDMLESVAEQALSTWPTGSSTLSGKSS from the coding sequence ATGGGACGTAACCGCGAATTCGATGTGGATCAAGCACTGGACGCGGCGCTTTGCGTGTTTTGGCGTAAAGGCTACGAGGGTACGTCGTACACTGACCTGACGCAGGCCACGGGTGTCGAACGACCCGCGCTCTACTCGGCATTTGGCAACAAGGAAGCGTTGTTCCGCCAAGTTCTGGCGCGCTATTATGAGGACTACCTGGATTTCATCCCGGTGGCGCTGGAGCTGCCGACCTCGCGGGAGGTGGCCGCACACATCCTCCTTAGAACGGCCGAATTAAATACTCGTTACCCGGATCGCAAGGGTTGTTTAGGTGTCCACGGTGCCTTGGCTGGCTCGGATGATGCCGAACCTATTCGACTTGCCCTGATCAATGCGCGTGCAGACGGAGAGGCGTCGCTGCGCAATCGCTTCGAACGGGCAAAGCAAGAGGGAGATCTGCCGGAGACTACTAACTGTGCTGTGCTAACTGCATTCGTGCTGGCGGTGCTCCACGGTATGGCTGTTCAAGCCAAAGCCGGCTTCAGTCGCGACATGCTAGAGTCTGTTGCTGAGCAAGCGCTCTCCACCTGGCCTACCGGCAGTTCCACACTTTCTGGAAAGTCATCCTAA
- a CDS encoding RCC1 domain-containing protein: MDYISSKEAMLKVKRWPKDTIATGRRHTVGLKSDGTVTAVGDNKYGQCNVSGWRDIMAVAAGNVHMATNTGNAHTIGLKSDRTVAAVGWNKYDQCDVNDWRDIVMVAAGWRRTIGLKSDGTVVAVGRNNEGECNVSGWHDIVEVVAGDWHTIGLKLDGTVTAVGNNRYCQCNVSGWCDIVEVAAGYLHTIGLKSDGTVTAVGLNKHDQCDVSGWRDIVAIAVGSNHTIGLKSDGTMAAVGWNEYGQCNVSDWRDIVAISAGCAHTVGLKSDGTVVAVGDNEYGQCDVSGWRGIQLPGN, from the coding sequence ATGGATTACATTTCATCGAAAGAAGCGATGTTAAAGGTGAAACGGTGGCCTAAAGATACCATAGCGACGGGTCGTCGTCATACCGTGGGGCTTAAATCTGACGGCACGGTGACGGCTGTGGGTGATAATAAATATGGTCAATGTAATGTAAGCGGCTGGCGTGATATTATGGCGGTCGCGGCTGGTAATGTTCATATGGCGACGAACACGGGTAATGCACATACAATTGGTCTTAAATCTGACAGAACTGTCGCGGCTGTTGGTTGGAATAAGTATGACCAATGCGATGTAAACGACTGGCGCGATATTGTAATGGTTGCGGCGGGTTGGCGTCGTACCATTGGGCTTAAATCGGATGGCACGGTGGTAGCAGTGGGACGAAATAATGAAGGTGAATGCAATGTAAGCGGCTGGCATGATATTGTGGAGGTCGTGGCGGGTGACTGGCATACCATCGGTCTTAAATTAGACGGCACGGTGACGGCTGTGGGTAATAATCGGTATTGCCAATGCAATGTAAGCGGCTGGTGCGATATTGTGGAGGTCGCGGCTGGTTATCTTCATACAATTGGTCTTAAATCGGACGGTACGGTGACGGCTGTGGGTTTGAATAAACATGACCAATGCGATGTAAGCGGCTGGCGCGATATTGTGGCGATAGCGGTGGGTAGTAATCATACCATCGGCCTTAAATCGGACGGTACTATGGCAGCTGTGGGTTGGAATGAGTATGGCCAATGTAATGTAAGTGATTGGCGCGATATTGTGGCGATTTCGGCCGGTTGTGCCCATACCGTAGGGCTTAAATCGGACGGCACGGTGGTTGCTGTGGGTGATAATGAATATGGCCAATGCGATGTAAGCGGCTGGCGTGGCATCCAACTGCCCGGAAATTAG
- a CDS encoding DUF2975 domain-containing protein, protein MKRSSTLFLKIAVIFIGIPVLALCLFLLPMIANEAHEAAERGFDLAFVVYGILLVMYVSAIPFYFALYQSFKLLSYIDKNQAFSELSVKALKKIKNCALTITGLYVVALPLVYIMAEIDDAPGLILIGMVMIFAPLVIAVFAAVLQRLLKEAIDIKSENDLIV, encoded by the coding sequence GTGAAACGAAGTTCAACACTCTTTTTAAAGATAGCTGTAATTTTTATTGGCATTCCAGTTCTTGCTTTGTGTCTATTTTTGTTGCCTATGATAGCGAATGAAGCACATGAAGCAGCAGAAAGAGGTTTTGATTTAGCTTTTGTGGTATATGGCATTTTACTGGTTATGTATGTTTCGGCGATCCCATTTTACTTCGCTTTGTATCAATCTTTTAAGCTTTTAAGCTATATTGACAAGAACCAAGCTTTCTCCGAATTATCTGTAAAGGCTCTAAAGAAAATCAAAAACTGTGCCCTCACTATCACTGGCTTGTATGTGGTAGCCCTACCACTCGTCTATATCATGGCGGAGATAGACGACGCACCGGGTCTCATACTAATCGGAATGGTCATGATTTTTGCTCCCTTGGTGATTGCAGTCTTCGCGGCTGTTCTTCAACGGCTTTTAAAAGAAGCCATCGATATAAAATCAGAAAATGACTTAATAGTCTGA
- a CDS encoding SDR family NAD(P)-dependent oxidoreductase: protein MQQSLKGKVVLITGGSRGLGAAMAEAFADHGADVAISYAASAEKAAAVVEKLKATGVRALAIKSDQADLSSAKPLINSVIAEFGKLDILVNNAGIAIQGQMVDDPDLDEEKYNRQWQVNVMGSIANTRAAAPKLADGGRIIFIGSRLGDYVPFRGVADYAGTKAALAGYARGIARDLGPRNITVNIVQPGVMPTDMNKDVADHLPPPRNLPGYASDPSLCNP, encoded by the coding sequence ATGCAGCAATCATTGAAGGGTAAGGTCGTCCTCATTACGGGTGGCTCACGTGGCCTTGGCGCCGCTATGGCGGAAGCGTTTGCCGATCACGGCGCGGATGTTGCGATCAGCTACGCCGCTTCGGCCGAAAAGGCGGCTGCTGTTGTAGAGAAGCTGAAGGCCACGGGGGTACGTGCATTGGCAATCAAAAGTGACCAAGCGGATCTTTCTTCCGCCAAGCCCCTAATTAACTCGGTGATTGCTGAATTCGGCAAGCTCGACATCCTCGTAAACAACGCCGGTATCGCGATCCAAGGCCAAATGGTAGATGATCCCGACTTAGACGAAGAAAAATACAATCGTCAGTGGCAAGTTAATGTCATGGGGTCGATCGCCAATACCCGCGCGGCGGCACCCAAACTAGCGGACGGAGGTCGCATTATTTTTATCGGCTCTCGGCTCGGCGATTACGTACCCTTCAGAGGAGTCGCCGACTACGCCGGAACAAAGGCGGCGCTCGCCGGATATGCGAGGGGCATCGCGCGTGACCTCGGCCCCCGTAATATCACTGTAAATATCGTGCAGCCGGGCGTCATGCCTACGGACATGAACAAGGATGTGGCTGATCATCTTCCCCCCCCTAGAAACCTTCCTGGATATGCATCCGATCCGTCGCTTTGCAACCCTTGA
- a CDS encoding RrF2 family transcriptional regulator, with amino-acid sequence MQFAKNTDYALHALVHLANSECEYKIGIKELSNMLDVSESYLSKIMTKLRKDGIVRAVPGVKGGYELSRSASHITFLDVILSTEGRQQMFNCSNSDSRQHTLLTDESNVQIMGKEENLGVCRIKEVMDNAESALHLFFKNHSIQSILDKANKDCNNHLQKERD; translated from the coding sequence ATGCAATTTGCGAAAAATACTGATTATGCACTACATGCCTTAGTTCATTTGGCTAATTCAGAGTGCGAATATAAAATAGGTATTAAAGAATTATCCAATATGCTAGACGTATCGGAGAGTTATTTGTCAAAAATTATGACTAAGTTACGGAAAGATGGGATTGTTAGAGCTGTCCCTGGTGTAAAAGGCGGATATGAACTATCACGTTCAGCTAGTCATATCACATTTTTAGATGTTATTTTGTCTACTGAAGGTAGACAACAAATGTTTAATTGTTCTAATTCAGATTCTAGACAACATACGTTATTGACAGATGAAAGCAATGTCCAAATAATGGGTAAAGAAGAGAATCTAGGTGTTTGTAGAATTAAAGAGGTCATGGATAATGCTGAAAGTGCCTTACACCTATTTTTTAAAAATCACTCCATACAATCTATTTTAGATAAGGCTAATAAAGACTGTAATAATCATTTGCAAAAAGAAAGAGACTGA
- a CDS encoding IS3 family transposase (programmed frameshift), with protein sequence MSKFTVEHKIDAVDRYQKQLESVDKIARSIGANKEVVRMWIKQYEYHGLVAFEKSYTSYTTQFKMDVLHYMNENGASPNEAAVIFNISSPALIRKWRIQLSTIGIDALFSKKKGRPSMIKKPTKQVIQASVEGSVEVLEARIKQLEMENEYFKKVECLSSEQRKITNQDKAQVVYELRHKYPVKALVKLAGIPRSTYYDFIKKMNRPDLDADLKAEIESIYDEHEGRYGYRRIRDELVIRGKKVNHKKVQRIMKELGLKCLIRMKKYKSYKGTVGKIAPNHLDRQFNTEAPNEKWVTDITEFKLFGVKLYLSPVLDLFNGEIITYTIGSRPTYSLVSEMLAKALVRLPKDRQLLMHSDQGWHYQMKQYRHALQKRGVLQSMSRKGNCYDNSVMENFFGIMKSEFLYFKEFESVEHFKLELEKYIEYYNTKRIKAKLKMSPIQYRTHFEQAA encoded by the exons ATGAGTAAATTTACTGTTGAACATAAAATCGATGCAGTGGATAGATACCAGAAGCAATTAGAGAGCGTGGATAAAATTGCTCGTTCAATAGGAGCGAATAAGGAAGTTGTACGTATGTGGATCAAACAATATGAATATCACGGATTAGTAGCTTTCGAAAAGTCCTATACTTCTTACACAACACAGTTTAAAATGGATGTACTTCATTATATGAACGAAAATGGGGCGTCCCCAAACGAAGCTGCAGTAATCTTTAATATTTCATCTCCTGCATTGATTCGAAAATGGAGAATACAGCTGAGTACTATCGGAATAGACGCTCTCTTTTCGAAGAAAAAGGGGCGTCCATCAATGATAAAAAAGCCAACGAAACAAGTAATACAAGCATCCGTTGAAGGATCTGTTGAAGTACTTGAAGCGCGAATTAAACAACTTGAAATGGAGAACGAATATT TTAAAAAAGTTGAATGCCTTAGTTCAGAACAAAGAAAAATCACCAACCAAGACAAAGCGCAAGTAGTCTATGAGTTAAGGCATAAATATCCGGTGAAGGCGCTCGTGAAGCTTGCTGGCATTCCACGTAGCACGTATTATGATTTTATAAAGAAAATGAACCGACCCGATCTTGATGCCGATTTAAAGGCTGAAATCGAATCAATTTACGATGAACATGAGGGCCGCTATGGTTATCGTCGTATTCGTGATGAACTAGTGATTCGTGGGAAGAAAGTTAATCATAAGAAGGTTCAACGCATTATGAAAGAGCTTGGTTTAAAATGTCTTATACGTATGAAAAAGTATAAATCGTATAAAGGTACAGTTGGTAAAATTGCGCCCAATCATTTAGATCGTCAGTTCAATACGGAAGCACCGAATGAAAAATGGGTTACGGATATTACGGAGTTTAAATTATTCGGAGTAAAGCTGTATTTATCACCTGTATTAGATTTGTTTAACGGAGAAATTATAACATACACTATTGGCTCACGACCGACCTATTCACTTGTTTCAGAGATGTTAGCGAAGGCGTTAGTACGCCTACCAAAAGACCGCCAACTGCTCATGCACTCCGATCAGGGTTGGCATTATCAAATGAAGCAATATCGCCATGCGCTTCAAAAAAGAGGCGTCCTACAAAGTATGTCTCGTAAAGGAAACTGTTATGATAATTCCGTGATGGAGAATTTCTTTGGCATTATGAAATCAGAGTTTCTCTACTTCAAAGAATTCGAAAGTGTAGAACACTTTAAACTAGAATTAGAAAAATATATAGAATACTATAATACGAAACGGATTAAGGCAAAATTAAAAATGAGTCCGATACAATATCGAACTCATTTTGAGCAAGCAGCCTGA